The Aythya fuligula isolate bAytFul2 chromosome 1, bAytFul2.pri, whole genome shotgun sequence nucleotide sequence AGGACAGCCGGgaagccccgagcccccccttcccctccgctGAGCTGCTGGGCGCCCACCGCCAgcctccagcttctccagggGGTTTTAAAGTTTCCAGACACCCTTGAACCGTACCTCATTAGCACCTGGCTTTGTCCTGACACCCAGGGATTACAGCAGCTTGAGAAATCAACACTCAGTACAAGACAAAATTACTTGCGGAAAATCATTTTACCAAGGACTAAGCAGTAAGATTTACCCAATTCAGGCCAAAATAGATCTAATGGGCTTTATCGATTAGATTTGGGTAATtaagggaaagaggaaacagTATTCACCTTCCCAAAACTTATAAAGCCAAACCTGAACTTTGCCCTCCTGGTCAGCGTGtattttcataacaaaatacattttcactatGAAACTGTTTTGCATACAACATAAGCCAACCTCTGCCTGGCAATGCTGGATTTCTTCTGGCCAGGTCTCTGCAGACATTCACATCTTCTGACACGGGTCTCCAAAGCAGGATGCACAAGACAAACCACATGGgtaaaggaagtatttttcGCATCGTTAGAGGTAAAATTCAAAGtttatttcatctcttttttcctatttgtgcAGTTTTCTAATGCACATATTAGCGAAGTAGTGAAGATGTATACAAGTTAGATTGGGGGGGaaataaatgttcaaaaaaaattgttaatgaTAACGTGCCATAAAGGAAGTTTGGATCTGTTGCAGTATAACAAGTGAGACATTCCAAGACAGCTTCACATTTCCCATTTCTGGAGACAAACCCAGCTATTTCAGAACTCAAGGCTGATGCGCAAGGCTGATCCAAATCTGCCTCTGGTAAggtcagcagctctgcagtgtgCCGGGATATCTGTGTCACTAAGACCACTCCTTGGATTCATCCTCCAGGGCCTGTCCTCATCTTTTAACAAgacagagcagccccaggaagCCACAATGGTCCACCCTGTTTCTACCCTGCAGCCCTACACAGCTCACCTTTGATTTTCCCCAGACAACAcacctacagcagcagcaagaggaacACCGAGTCTGCCTGCTTACAGCCACATCCCCCATGCTCATCCTCCAAAATTCAGGTACCAGTGCTTTAAGGAATCTGCTGTAAAAAGCCACCTATTTCTATAAAACAAGCCCCAAAGTTACCAGATAGAGGCCGTGACCTCTCTTTCACCGATTTCATCTTCTGCTTAAAAGCCaacttctgaatttctctgcagaaacacacaaataaaaaatcactcTCAAATTCAAAAGATTAATAACATCGATCTTTATTCCATACAAGACAGAACTACAGAACACCTGCAATCTTCCTGGTCGCATTTTATGGAGATCTTGAAACTCTGGACACACCAACTTACTTTGCAAACTAACAGTCAGGGAAAGAGTGATGGCACCTCTAAAGAATAAGCGTTACTTCTAAGCAAACTAAAAGTTAAGgtttaaaatttaacttttacTCCTGACGCTTAGCTTTGCCTTCAAGTGTTCTTGCTtagcaacaacagcaataaaaaaaaaaaaaaggcctgctTTAGAACAGCAAGTAGGAATAAGCACAAAAGGAAATCGTACAAAGAAGCAACAGCTTAGTATGGTCTCATGCGGCTCGACGGAGGTGGTGCGCGGTTGGGAGGGGTAATTGCTATGTCCAAGTAGTCTCCGATCTGGAATTTCTGAGACTGCAACGTCATGGAGTCATCTGTGCCCTTCCTGCCCGACATGGTGCTGCCGATCTCCTTCACCCTGCAGGCAGGAGATAAAGGCGGGTTAGTCACAGCCCCATCTCTCTGGATGTACGATACAGGTAGACATCTGTAACAAGATCACTCCTAAAACTCAAATACTCTGAGATACACGTTCCATTATCACCAGAAACAAAGCCTCATCTCACACAGTACGTCCATATTCTGACTGGTTGTTAATAATGTAATCAAAGTCCTCAAGCAAATAAGCTCATTGTTTTGGGAACACAAACTACAACAGCCACCAATCCAAAATTTAGAGTTTGCAGTGGTGATCACAAAGTCTGTTATCAAGAACTTTGGAAATTTGGTTTGTGGGCACCGGACTttgttaacaaaaaataattaattgctcTGGTGCTTCCAGTCTTCTATGTGTCTGGAGAAGAAACGCCGTTTACCTATATCCAGGCCGCTTGAGATCTGTGAAAACAATTGCAAAATTGAAGTGCGTGCCCTTCTTCCGTGCCTCCGGGTAGACCTCCTTCACTAAGCTGGTCAGCTCCTTCAGGGTTGCATCCATCCTgggttaaacaaacaaacccaagtGGTTAATGTTctcaaagcaacaacaacagaagcagCTTTCCAAAACCCACTTAAGATGGAACCAACGTATTGtcattatttaaacaaacaactCCTGGCCTTTGCATGCTTTCTGCTAAtatctgaagaagaggagggtTTTACATACTCGAGTTTCACAGGGAGCCACCTACTCCACAACTACATGCATTCCTGACAACATATCTTCATCTGGCAATCAAGCAACAAGAAGTCGCTCTGGTCAGGGACAGCACCCAGCAGAATCCACCAGCTACGGGGCACTGGAGGCAGCACGCTCCTGTGCATTAAGGATGTGGGTCCAGACAGAGTTTATCTTTTAACTTACGGTGGTACGACACAAACATCTTCACCTCTACGTGTGCTTCAACATCTGCTTCTCCAGGTCTCTCAGAAAAGTTACAATTTaaacagtgacttttttttaaatgcattaatgCACTTCCACAACAAACAGCGTGTCTTCTCATCTAAGCTGGTATTTACATTAAgatcaggggaggttcaggaaTAGAAGACAATCATGAACACAGTTCTCCATTCCTGACCTTACACACAGcacccttccttctccccacccttcaaccaaaacaaaagtTAGAATCCCAAGAACAAAAGGACCCAATGATCACAACCAAAGCAGCACTAATCACATTCCTCCAAGCTTTATGCAACCAAGGAGCAGGCTGTTGACAGACAATGCCCGTTCTGACTCCTGCAGATGGCAACAAGCTCAGACATCATCAATAGCCTGGGCTGAGTCCATAAACCCCATTAAGCAGTAAGTTAGTAGTGTGTGCTTTGTTAGCCACgaaaaaattgatttattcAACTGTACAATGGTAAGAAAGTTAGAACTCTAGCAGCAACCTTTAAGGAAATACAAGGTTTAAAAAGTAGCATAGTTCACTTTCAGAGCGATTCTAATAGTTCGCTTTCAGAACAGTTTGAAATGCTGTGAGTGAAAACTGAAGCGCTATCAACAAAGACCGAAGGGGTGTTCTGAAGTGTGTCTGAAAGCAACTTAAAGCAGCTGTTACAGCACTGCTACCTGGCCATATGAAAAGAAATGCGCTGCTTTAATTCGGAGCCTCAAGAGGCTccaaattgttttgtttaattttgtttgtttaattcgGAGCCTCAAAAGGCTCCGAATTAAAGCGATAAGAGCTCATGGAGGAGCTCTAGCCCTCTATAACAACTGATACTAGTGCAAAACAAGGCTGTTAGggtgaaattaattaaaacagaagagaacCCCGAAGAAATACCAGCACGGCAGCCTGTGCCGAGACCCGGCCACCGCTCAGCACTCACCAGGTGTAGATCTGCAGCTCGCTGGAGGGCACATTGCCGCGGGAGAACTCGTCCATGCGGTGGTGCCGCCCGTTGTTGGTGGTGAAGACGCGGAGCAGCAGCGGGCACGTCTGAgggggggaaaaggagaagattCAGGCCCCAACGCCAACAACACCACCCCCAAAAaccgccccgcaccgcccccCCGACACCCCCGCAAAGCTCCCCCGGGACCCCGCGGAGCCAGGGGGCAGCGGCACGGAGCCGGCCCGGCACCTTCTCGCGGTCGATCGGCTTCTCCGGCTCCTTCTTGATCTCCTCCTGCGTGACGCGAGACTCCACCGCCATCTTGTCGCTGCCCCGCGCCAATCTCGcgagaggaggggggggaggggagaaatggcgggggggggggaggggaggggagggaagggaatggcctcaggttgcgccaggggagttttagtttggaaatgaggaggcatttctgctcagaaagcgcagtcaggcactgggacgggttgcccagggaggtggtggagtcaccgtccctgggggtgttcaaggagaggctggatgtggtgcttggggacatgggttagtgggtgacagtggtggtaggggatggttggaccagatatcTTGGAGGGCTTGTCCAGCCctaatggttctgtgattct carries:
- the SAP18 gene encoding histone deacetylase complex subunit SAP18; translated protein: MAVESRVTQEEIKKEPEKPIDREKTCPLLLRVFTTNNGRHHRMDEFSRGNVPSSELQIYTWMDATLKELTSLVKEVYPEARKKGTHFNFAIVFTDLKRPGYRVKEIGSTMSGRKGTDDSMTLQSQKFQIGDYLDIAITPPNRAPPPSSRMRPY